DNA from Demetria terragena DSM 11295:
AGAGCTTTCGTGCGTCAAATGTGCCGTGGTCGGGCGCGGGCTCACCCATGAGAAAACCCCCCGGCATTCGAGGGGTTTGCCGCGTTGAGGCCCGGATTGGTCAACGCGGCTACGGAAGCTGCTGTTCGTGGTGCATGACGCCTAGATTAGCGCAGGCCCCCGGGTGAGGAACGGGCACGCCGCGGGAGGTGTCCAGACATGACTCGGCCGCCGCCTCGCATCGCGAGGTGGCGGCCGTTGTCAGATCTGGGACTCGAGCTCAGATCTTGTTGAGCTGCTTGGCCATTGCCGACTTCTTGTTGGCGGCCTGGTTCTTGTGAATGACACCCTTGCTCACGGCCTTGTCCAACTTCTTGGACGCGGTGGTGAGGGCCTCAGTCGCCTGTGTCTTGTCTCCGGTGGCGGCAGCCTCCCGGAACTTACGGATCCACGTACGCAGTTCGGCCTTGTAGGCACGGTTGCGCTCAGTACGGATCGCGTTGGTCTTGATCCGCTTCATCTGCGACTTGATGTTTGCCACGAAAACTCTTTCTCGGTGTACGTCAGTGTCAGTGAGGGCGTTCCTTCGCTCGCTCGGATGAGGGGTGGGGATCCCAGGCGATGAACGAAGCGAAAATACTGGTGCGAGCACCCCAGCCGCGGGCGCACGCAGGCCATCACGGTAACAGTGCAGCGACCTGTGCCCCAAAACGACGAGAAAGCCGCTACCCGGCTTGGCGCTGCCGGGTGATCTCCAGGACGACTCGCTCGACGGCGTACACCGGGTCACGGCCACCGCCTTTGACGTCGAAGTCGGCTGCGGCGACCGCTTGAATGGCCCGTCCGAGGCGCTCACCGTCCCACCCACGCGAGGCCGCGCGCGCCCGATCAACTTGCCAGGGCGCCATGCCCAGATCTTTTGCGAGATCGACCGAACGGCTCCGACCAGCGCTGGCGACGCGGGCAATCTGTCGCAGTTGGCTGGCAAGCACCGCCACCACGGGAACCGGGTCCAGTCCACTGGCAAGCGCGTGACGCAGCAACCTCAGCGCCTCGGCGGTGTCGCCCGCAATGGCCGCATCAGCGACGCGGAACCCCGTCGCTTCGACCTTGCCACCGTGATAGCGGCCCACGAGTGCTTCGTCGATGAGCCCCTCGGTGTCATCGACCAATTGCTCGCACGCTCGGGCCAACTCGCGCAAGTCTTTGCCGACGGCTTCCAGGAGGGCCCGCACGGCATCCGGGGTCGCCTTGCGCCCTCGGGAGCGGAACTCATGGGTCACGAACGCGCTCTTGTCCCGTTCGGATTTAATCGCTGGCGCCTGCACGACGCGCGCCTGCGCCTTCTTGAGGACGTCCAGCGCTCGTTTGCCGCGCTGCCCCCCTTTATGCAGAACAATCAGCATCCCGTCGATGCCCTGCTGGACCAACTTCACGATGTCCTCGATGAGCTCGTCGGTGCCCTCATCAAGGCCTCGCACCACGACGACCTTCGTGCCACCAAACAAACTGGGGCTGGTGTGAATGATCAAACTGCCGGCCTCATAGGTCCGGCCGTCCAGCCTGATGACCTCCGCCTGAGCGTCTTCCTGCTTG
Protein-coding regions in this window:
- the rpsT gene encoding 30S ribosomal protein S20; translated protein: MANIKSQMKRIKTNAIRTERNRAYKAELRTWIRKFREAAATGDKTQATEALTTASKKLDKAVSKGVIHKNQAANKKSAMAKQLNKI
- the holA gene encoding DNA polymerase III subunit delta translates to MSLPHLVLITGPEQVLAERALAEAVAAAKQEDAQAEVIRLDGRTYEAGSLIIHTSPSLFGGTKVVVVRGLDEGTDELIEDIVKLVQQGIDGMLIVLHKGGQRGKRALDVLKKAQARVVQAPAIKSERDKSAFVTHEFRSRGRKATPDAVRALLEAVGKDLRELARACEQLVDDTEGLIDEALVGRYHGGKVEATGFRVADAAIAGDTAEALRLLRHALASGLDPVPVVAVLASQLRQIARVASAGRSRSVDLAKDLGMAPWQVDRARAASRGWDGERLGRAIQAVAAADFDVKGGGRDPVYAVERVVLEITRQRQAG